A segment of the Hyperolius riggenbachi isolate aHypRig1 chromosome 8, aHypRig1.pri, whole genome shotgun sequence genome:
ttaacagagaaaatctgtctagatagttcgtgcagaaatatactcacaaaaaagggtcaccagcaggcaaccacttgaaaggcaggtggggagaattggtacccgaccccactcgggtataaaagtcgctctctgtagacaggagaaaaaagggggcgtacccctccaccaagggtggataagtaatatgtatcaaacgcagatagaacagaggcgccaaaaagagtaaaaacactattatttaaaaacagtaaaaagagggaaggtaaggtggacttacctccctctagcagtggaaaacaaaactctgaggtagagtagaatgcatttattaaacagtgtaactcctaaagatgcaacgcgtttcgcgggccacagcaccgcttcctcaggctatacaggagttcaaaaaagctgtatccaatccaagtattgaatgagcaccTCTgtgccttttcagtctggcattcatgaacatctgactatctcctctgtaacacaacccagcctgaaaccctgtattaatctgagacacagctatgcgctttgagtcctatgggagaaaagcgctttacaaatgttattgtattgtattgtattattgtactgttccatgtttttgccatctgtagataatggctctcactgtggttcgctggagtcccaaagctttagaaatggctttataacctttaccagactgatagatctcaattacagtactttgttctcatttgttcctgaatttctttggatcttggcatgatgtctagcttttgaggtgcttttggtctacttctctgtgtcagatagctcctatttaagtgatttcttgattgaaacaggtgtggcagtaatcaggcctgggggtgactacagaaattgaactcaggtgtaataaaccacctttaagttattttttaacaaggggggggcaatcactttttcacacagggccatgtagatttggagtttttttttctcactaaataataaaaaccatcatttaaaactgcattttgtgttcaattatgttatctttgactaatagttaacggtttttgatgagcagaaacatttaagtgtgacaaacatgcaaaagaataagaaatcaggaagggggcaaatagtttttcacaccactgtatatatatatatatatatatatatatatatatatatatatatatatatatatatatatatatatatatatatatatatatatatgtgtgtgtttgtgtgtgtgtgtgtgtgtgtgcgtgtccagATAGGGGATCAGACGGCGCAGATCgggtcactttaatttttttcacCTGCCCcaccccccgatgacgtcacgccacccgacgtcactcgcacaGCCACACACAGCACCACTTGGCCATCCTGACTAGCCGGGATCCCGGATGACGAATGATGATAAAGGGGATCCCGGCAGCCTGGTGGAGAtgcctgggtcccgctgacaaGCGCCGATCGCGTGGGGGACCCAGGGATATGCAACACGCGATGGTTTGGGCCAACttgagctgagctcaggcttaccgcTCTAAGCAGGGAAAactcagcccgagctcagctcgggattaccgccagtgAGGTTAAATTAAATTTAATATCCATGCCTAAAAAGATCCATCCTCTTCTTTAAAGCTGACTTGACATCTTTATTTTTTAGGCTATAAATCAGAGGATTTAATacagggacagctgctgtgtTGAACAGGGAGAGTAGTTTATTGTACGCCATGCTGTCTAATGAGATAGGTCTCAAATATTGGTAGATCAAGGTTGTATAAAGAAGGATGACAACTGTGAGGTGTGAAGAACAAGTGTAGAAGGCTTTCTGTCTTCCAGCAATGGAGCGAATCCTTAGTATAGTGGTGATAATAAAAATGTAGGATAGAACTGTCAGAAGAAAGGGGCCAAAAGCTAGAATTGCAGCCCCTTCAACTATAAAAAGAGTCTGCAGAATGGTGGTGTCACTGCAAGAAAGCTCTATAACAGGGACAAGATCACAGAAGAAGTGGTTGACAATGTTCGACTTGTAACAAGAAAATTCAGTCACCAAAACTGAATAAGGTATTATTTCAATAAAGCCAAGCATCCAACAGATGGAGGCCAGAAGAGCGCAGGCTCTCTGGTTCATAATAGCCTTGTATCTTAAAGGTTTGCAGATAGCCACATATCGGTCATAACTCATAGCAGTAAGAAACAAGAGCTCATCGCTAACAAAACAACCAAAGAAATAAATTTGGGCCATGCAGCTGAGGTAGGAAATTGTGGAGTTTTCAGTCAGACCTATAAGTAGAATTGTATGTAGAGATACTGTTGTAGAACACATATCAATAATACACAGATTTGCCAGGAAGAAGTACATGGGAGTGTGGAGATGGTGATCTACACAGACCAAGCAAATAACGGTTATGTTTCCTCCAAGCGTGAAGAGGTAAATGAGAAGAACCAGAAAGAAGATTGCACTCTGAATTGATGGAACTTCTGAAATTCCTTTGATGATGAAAAATGACACCATGGTTTGATTTTGTCTTTCCATCTCATCTGGGAAAAGGTTGTTTAAAataagtctgatttttttttttttacgtttgacTAAATTTATTCTACATTTATATAAAAACAATTTAAGATCTTGGGGGTTTCCAGTGGTTTTAATTGCTATATTAAATATCTCTCCTTGGcaaaaacattaaagagaacatGTATCAAAAAAtagttccctggggggtactcacctcgggatggggaagcctcaggttcccaatgaggcttccccctcccctgtagctgctggcagtccagcgctggctcccccaaagtttcaaggaatcctccctcgacaagcctgacaagcgctgataagcgctgatttatttacctttcctggctcctgcgggggcactgttgcggctttCCACATGGAGATAGGTGAATATAGCCGATCTCcgccgggtctgctctactgtgcaggcgcaggagatttgcgcctgcgcagtagagcagcccgacagGGATTGGCTATtaccgcctatctccgaggcggagagccgatgctgcgcctgagatggagcagggaaggtaaatatttacatccccgctgttcggggggcTTTATCTCCACTGCCGTGGGGccgaggaggatgtgggaagcctcaataggatccagaggcttcccacaccccaGGCGAgttccccccaggggaggtttttctcaatacATGTTTTATTTAAAATACAAGATTAGCAAATATTAACTTCTGTTAcagcattgtatttattctggaAAAGGTCTCTTTAGATGTGCCCAGCAGACACTTACCTATGGAATATTAATGTTCTGAGCTTCTGAAAATGAGCCACAAGTTCAACAATCTGTTTAAACTGATCTGTTCTCTAGGGTCATGGAAAATAAATACCAATGTTGATCAGGATGGAGCAAGTAGTAATATTAATAAAGACAGACTGGCCAATACTCGAGTGGTGTTGCCATAAAACAAAAATTGTCCATCATTGTAACATCAACATCAGTCTTGGACTGTTTACAATTGTGTTCACTGCATCCCATGGGAATTGCTgcgataagataaaaaaaaatatgccatAGAAAATTATGAAAAGTAATGACATAGTGAATACGCATAGATAAGATGAATATTATCAATACTCTATGTTTATAATGATCTATGAAGTGTGTCCTTGTAGTGGGTCAGTACATATGAATATGCTGTTATATCCTGAAAGAAGTGTTCTTAAGTCTTAAgtctatatccgtccagatagactctgCTGCTGCAGCGGCGCCATGGGCCCCCGCTGCCTGCCATTAGCCCTGAGATCAAtgcatgggaatatagttcccattcgttgatctctgTCCACGGCAGAAAAAAAcgacggcttcttatcagaagctGTGGTAtttctgcaggaagaaaaagtttcctgtcctcctaatgcttcctggaagcaagatCGTAATCGTaatcttccaggactttttgactgtggccatcttgtggccaaatagtaaaactacacccacatacattttttattaaataaatgcattaaattacatttaaaattaactgtttacctcccacaccaaaaattacccaaataaaatttttaattaaaaaaaataaaaaaatacaataaaaaaaaacataaatagttacctaagggcctgaactttttgaatatgcatgtcaagaaagtatactactatatttttttaaattataagcttgtaaatagtgatggatgcaaattgaaaaatgcacctttatttccaaataaaatatcggcgccataaactgtgatagggacataatttaaacggtgtaataaccgggacaaatgagcaaataaaatacatgagttttaattatggtagcatgcattaatttctaactataatggccaaagaattagaaataatgaatgttttccatttctttcttaatcttcctgttaaaatggatttaggataaaataattctttgcaaaacgtaccactcaaagaaagcctaaattttCACAGCAGGATTCATGTGGCTGGGTAAGACAAATGAAAAGTTTTTTCTGAGAAagaaaggataaaaaaaaaacatacattgttTTGCTTTTTCATTGACTTTAATaccacagaagataaaaaaaaatgatacttatTTAAAGTACTATTGGTTATAAAACTGCTACCGGTAAGTACAATGACAAACTATGACAATGTAAAAAAATGCAGGGATATCACCTAACTGATATAGGTTTGTATAATCAAAGCCAGGGTTTTTCCAGAAGtagtgtatggtaatagctgtgaAAGTTAAATCATAATTAAGCTAAGCATAGAAGAATATTTTGGTGCTGGAGAAGGACTCAATCAGTCAATCCTTAGAGAAATTAACCATGACTGTTCATTAAAAGGAGAAAAGCTGTAGCTGAAATACTTTAAACACATAATTAGAAGGCAGAATTCATTGGAGATAATTCTGATGCTGGGATAGATTGTGGGCTAGATAGTATCATGGAAGCATCAAACATGAGTTTGGGCAAGCTTCAAGAGGCAATATAGGGCCTTGGTGGGGTAAGGTCTGTAAGGGGCACAAAGAGTCCCAAAATGACTGAATAGCAGCCGCACAACAATGAATAAAGACCACAATGGAAAGCAGGAAGGAATGTAGAATGTATGTCAGATACAAACACAcggacacacggacacacacacacacacacacacacacacacacacatacatacacacatgaaaTTATAGGTAGAAAATGAGCATTATTTCATGTAATTCCTCTCCTGTTGTCACCTCAAGATATCCATTATGTACAAGTGTGCTTTACTTTAGAATCTGCTATTCATATATCTTATATATGCTATTCAAATCTCTTGGGAGCAGCCCTACAGCAATCCAATTAGTTTTAATTAATGACTGTCAACTAGCTACTCATTAGAAACATCAATGTGTACATGCTCAAACTAAAAATTCTATGGCATTTTTTATTTAATACGGGCCTATTTATTAAAGATTGTTAAGGTTTTCATGagtaaaaatgcttttatttcttcaaaataacagttgtttttagattgctgcctttttaaaagtaagcaacagcttaatagagatggcccaaatggttcgaACGTGAACTTGTTCATGCGAACAACGCAAGTTTGTGTcaagacccgccccctatactacatcattgggctaaactttgaccctctacatcacagtcagcagacacatggcagccaatcaggctgcactccctcctggagcccccacctccctttataaaaggcaacagcgttggccattttctcactctgtgtgctgctgatattagtgagagaggggagagacattggagagatagggaaagcgatagttaggaggtctgttagcttgctccttgcttatatttattgcttaaaagcaccccaaaacagctcttttgagagctaatgttcttgtcatgtgttttttgtgtgtgtgtgtgtgtgtggcccactgatactgcatatacagccctgtctgtcgcagctgacccttgctaattgatatactgtgccaggcccagcacattcagtggctaccttttcactgcacctgtgtgactgctgcacattgtattataataccggtcactgcatacctttcactgcatctgtgtgactgcacattgttataccagcagtcactgcattcctttcactgcacctgtgtgacttgacattgtattataccagcagtcactgcatacctttcactgcatctgtgtgactgcacattgttataccagcagtcactgcatacctttcactgcaactgtgtgactgcacattgctataccagcagtcactgcatacctttcactgaatctgtgtgacatcacgctgttttatattccagcagtcagtgcataccttttcactgcacctgtgtgactgcacattgcattgcacattgctataccagcagtcactgcataccttttactgcatctgtgtgacatcacgctgttttatattccagcagtcagtgcataccttttcactgcacctgtgtgactgcacattgcattataccagtcagtgcatacctttcacttgaatgaatggcagacttgccctccataacagattcttgttatagGATTTCAAATGTATTCATGTCATCAATATACAgcggtcagtgtatacctttcactgcatctgtgtgactgcatattgtattataccagcaatcagtgtatacctttcactgcatctgtgtgactgcacattgtattagtcaagccagtgcatacctttcacttcacccccccccccaatatggacaaaacaacaggcagaggcagagccaaaggcaggccacccggcaggtctgttcgaggtcatactgatgtgatttcatgtggcccgCAACCAAAgttcagtgttcagaaggcacatgccatcaactaccaagattgtcaggacgtagttgactatttaacacagaacacctcatctttctcagcttccgcacggaagcgtgacatatctttctcctcctgctctgattctgacaTTTAACATTCAGTCAGCAGCCATcatcaaagtgccatcatcccagggctctgcagtgtggaaattttttttgtgtctgcctcagatcagaacgcgatgccatctgtactctctgccaccaaaaattggaaagacccacgtagggacaactgccttacgaaggcacatgatgaaaaagcacaaactgcaatgggatgactacctgaggaaaagcagcacacaaaagcaaagccacacaccgcagtggaagataccatcacacaattatttctcaaaaaagtcgatacccaaactgtaccgtgatgttgaaaggcaagtggtgtcatctctggctcacagcgttgggtcaagggtccatctgaccacggatgcctgatctgcaaagcatggtcaggtctgcccgaagactaagtcagtccccacacacagcatctctgcttgcacaccgtgtgactgcctgccccaagactaagtcggtccccacacagcatctctgcctgcaggctgcttgactgccttctccgccaccaccaacagggtccaggactccaggtggcttcctgaatttttaaggccgctgctagcagcggccgctaacgagaacaataatatttttttctggtgcgtgtacatgcctgcctaatttttctgtttgcactgcggctgcaacaacaaaacaaaaggcacgtacatgtgtcaattcctcttcgtgatcgttaccttgccacggtgaaggggcttgcgtatcacaatgaagcaattacctatatgagtgtgttggggggcacacccaagaaaataCGGTTGTTCCTTAATTGTTGTCAGACCAAATTCCATCAGTGGgagagtcactgttgttctgtcattgagctacctcagcccggcgaccatatgggcttgaaaactgccatggcctgcactctcgccatggtgcccagtgcccaccagtgcagcacggccatcactacataaactgcgttacacagtgagtttggtctgtcagtgtgaagcagtacactaagtaTACCTCAAAGATAAGGGCAGCACCAGTACAAGAGATAGGTCACAGAAGCTCATTAAATCCCACACAGAAATGTAGTGTGTGCAGAAGAGGATCATAAACCACTAAACATAATCCCAAATAAAGCAAAAATCCTCATAAGAACCGCACCACACGTAAATAAATCTATAATAGACAATGAACTTTATTAAAGTTTGTAGTTACACAAGACtgggttaaaaacaattaaaatcaagaaGTCCAGGTATCACACATTAATAAATAATTCATATTGTACCAATTCATAAATGAGCGCAACCCCTTCCTCTGCTCAAGAGTATATTGCATCAGTATGGCATGGGGTGGGTAAAGTGACAAGAGCTTATGGAGAATCCATAAATATCATAAACATATGTGCAAAATAATGAATAAAGTGCATAGGGTGAAAAAGAGGTAGACTGCAATAAGTTCAGCAAAAAGTGCACAAAGGGAAGAAGAACTCCAAAAGGAGGGAGTGAATGAAGCAATGAAGTGACCGTGATCCAGCCGGAATGAGGGAAAGACCACCACAGCGTGAAAAAAAAAGAGGACTCACCACAGCGCAATGCAAGAGGAGGAAGGACAGTGTGACCTGGACCTGCCTTTGCCATTCGCTGCTCACGGCGGTTTCTACCGGGCATACTGAACGCCAGCGCATCCCTGTCTTTAATAGCAAGTACGTAACAGGAAGGGATGTACCATCAGAGTTCGTCAATGTACGTGGCCACACGTACATAGAGATGGAAGCCGTAATCACTTGGAGCGCAGCGTTCAGTTCCCTAGAAACGTACAGTCACATGGGGATGCATCGTCATGGTAGCAATAAACTAACGCATAAAGCGCAATGCGCTAAGTTAACATGCATGAAAGAAAGGGAGAGGGGGACCAGAGAGAAAGTAGGAAGCTGTGAGAGGAAGCGATCAAGATCAACTTGCAAGCAATAgacaatatacatatatttatactcaaatttatatatctatatattcaaCCAGGAAACGATCAAACAGTACTGATATGCCTGGATATCAACTGTACAACAAGCAAATGAATACAGGCAAACAgagccatctagtggtcaaagaCCAAATTTatacatatgtaaaaaaaaaaataacaacaaaaaaaCGGTTTTCCATTGTATTC
Coding sequences within it:
- the LOC137527328 gene encoding olfactory receptor 5V1-like: MERQNQTMVSFFIIKGISEVPSIQSAIFFLVLLIYLFTLGGNITVICLVCVDHHLHTPMYFFLANLCIIDMCSTTVSLHTILLIGLTENSTISYLSCMAQIYFFGCFVSDELLFLTAMSYDRYVAICKPLRYKAIMNQRACALLASICWMLGFIEIIPYSVLVTEFSCYKSNIVNHFFCDLVPVIELSCSDTTILQTLFIVEGAAILAFGPFLLTVLSYIFIITTILRIRSIAGRQKAFYTCSSHLTVVILLYTTLIYQYLRPISLDSMAYNKLLSLFNTAAVPVLNPLIYSLKNKDVKSALKKRMDLFRHGY